A section of the Papio anubis isolate 15944 chromosome 4, Panubis1.0, whole genome shotgun sequence genome encodes:
- the STEAP1 gene encoding metalloreductase STEAP1 isoform X1 gives MESRKDITNEEELWKMKPRRNLEEDDYLHKDTGETSMLKRPVLLHLHQTAHADEFDCPSELQHTQELFPQWHLPIKIAAIIASLTFLYTLLREVIHPLATSHQQYFYKIPILVINKVLPMVSITLLALVYLPGVIAAIVQLHNGTKYKKFPHWLDKWMLTRKQFGLLSFFFAVLHAIYSLSYPMRRSYRYKLLNWAYQQVQQNKEDAWIEHDVWRMEIYVSLGIVGLAILALLAVTSIPSVSDSLTWREFHYIQSKLGIVSLLLATIHALIFAWNKWIDIKQFVWYTPPTFMIAVFLPVVVLILKSILFLPCLRKKILKIRHGWEDVTKINKMEISSQL, from the exons atggaaagcagaaaagacATCACAAACGAAGAAGAACTTTGGAAAATGAAGCCTAGGAGAAATTTAGAAGAAGATGATTAtttg cATAAGGACACAGGAGAGACCAGCATGCTAAAAAGACCTGTGCTTTTGCATTTGCACCAAACAGCCCATGCTGATGAATTTGACTGCCCTTCAGAACTTCAGCACACACAGGAACTCTTTCCACAATGGCACTTGCCAATTAAAATAGCTGCTATTATAGCATCTCTGACTTTTCTTTACACTCTTCTGAGGGAAGTAATTCACCCTTTAGCAACTTCCCAtcaacaatatttttataaaattccaaTCCTGGTCATCAACAAAGTCTTGCCAATGGTTTCCATCACTCTCTTGGCATTGGTTTACCTGCCAGGTGTGATAGCAGCAATTGTCCAACTTCATAATGGAACCAAGTATAAGAAGTTTCCACATTGGTTGGATAAGTGGATGTTAACAAGAAAGCAGTTTGGgcttctcagtttcttttttgctgtacTGCATGCAATTTATAGTCTGTCTTACCCAATGAGGCGATCCTACAGATACAAGTTGCTAAACTGGGCATATCAACAG GTccaacaaaataaagaagatgcCTGGATTGAGCATGATGTTTGGAGAATGGAGATTTATGTGTCTCTGGGGATTGTGGGACTGGCAATACTGGCTCTGTTGGCTGTGACATCAATTCCTTCTGTGAGTGACTCTTTGACATGGAGAGAATTTCACTATATTCag aGCAAGCTAGGAATTGTTTCCCTTCTACTGGCCACAATACACGCATTGATTTTTGCCTGGAATAAGTGGATAGATATAAAACAATTTGTATGGTATACACCTCCAACTTTTATGATAGCTGTTTTCCTTCCAGTTGTTGTCCTGATACTTAAAAGCATACTTTTCCTGCCATGCTTGAGGAAGAAGATACTGAAGATTAGACATGGTTGGGAAGACGTcaccaaaattaacaaaatggagATATCTTCCCAGTTGTAG